A window of Flavobacterium psychrophilum genomic DNA:
TGTAGACAAGCTTAACATACACAAAATAATAATTGGCCACGACCACCGCTTCGGGCGAAACAGGACCGCTACTATAGACGACCTTATAAGGTTTGGCGAAGAGTTTGGTTTTGAGGTTGAGAAAATATCGGCACTTGCCGTAGACGAAATATCGGTTAGCTCTACTAAAATACGCAATGCCCTTAACGAAGGAAATATTGATTATGCCAATAACTTTTTAGGCTATCCATATTTTATAAACGGCAGTGTAGTTCATGGCAAACAACTGGGCAGGACCATTAACTTTCCAACAGCCAACATTCAGCCTACAGAAAGCTACAAGCTTATACCTGCAAATGGTGTTTATGTAGTATCATCTGTTTTAAACGGAAAAACTGTTTATGGCATGATGAATATAGGCAACCGCCCCACTGTTGACGGCGTTGGCACAACTATAGAAGTGCACTATCACGACTTTAACGAAGACCTTTACGGACAGCTGCTTAAAGTGAATATTCACCACAGGTTGCGCGACGAGGTTAAGTTTGAATCGTTTGACGCACTTAAGCTTCAGTTGGAAAAAGACAAGGAGCAATCACTCGCCTACTTTAAAGACCACAGCCTATGAAACAGCGCCTCTTCCTCCAAATAGATAACGCTCCGTTAATTATTTTCAGGATATTTCTGGGTTTCCTGCTGGCCTGCGAAACCTTTGGCGCTATTGCTACCGGATGGGTAAAAAGTAATCTTGTAGACCCTAAGTACACTTTTTCTTTTATTGGTTTAGAATGGCTGCAGCCACTACCCGGCTATGGCATGTATGCCTATTTTTGCACCATGGGGGTATTGGGCCTGCTTGTAATGATAGGATACAAATACCGCTTCAGCCTTGGGCTATACACCCTGCTTTGGGCAGGGGCCTATTTTATGCAGAAGACATCATACAATAACCACTATTACCTGTTATTACTGGTTTGCCTTGTTATGTTATTTCTTCCGGCGCACAAATATGCCTCTATAGATGCAAAGCAAAATCCTTCAATTAAAAAACTTACCATGCCCGCCTGGTGTTCGTGGGTTATGATTATTCA
This region includes:
- a CDS encoding riboflavin biosynthesis protein RibF, with the protein product MKIFNSIQEFDSATKTIVTLGTFDGVHKGHKSILDKLITSSKASGCESVVLTFFPHPRMVLQQNTDLKLLNTIDEKAALLEKEGIDNLIIHPFDHAFSRLTAEEFVKDILVDKLNIHKIIIGHDHRFGRNRTATIDDLIRFGEEFGFEVEKISALAVDEISVSSTKIRNALNEGNIDYANNFLGYPYFINGSVVHGKQLGRTINFPTANIQPTESYKLIPANGVYVVSSVLNGKTVYGMMNIGNRPTVDGVGTTIEVHYHDFNEDLYGQLLKVNIHHRLRDEVKFESFDALKLQLEKDKEQSLAYFKDHSL